A window of Bradyrhizobium sp. AZCC 1719 genomic DNA:
GATCGGGCTGTTGGTCCGGCGCTATTGCCGCAAGCGCGGCTTGCCGTTCACCACGAGCTTTCACACCCGGTTTCCGGAATATGTCTCGGCGCGCTCGCCAATTCCGGAATCCTGGGTTTGGTGGGCGCTGCGTGCCTTCCACCGGCCGAGCCGGGCAGTGATGGCGGCGACGCCGGCGCTGGCGGCTGAGCTGCGCCTGCGCGGCTTTCGCAACGTGGTGCTGTGGTCGCGCGGCGTCGATACCTCGCTGTTCCATCCGCGCAGCGCCGATCTCTGCCTTCCGACGCCGGTATATCTCAGTGTCGGCCGCCTCGCGGTCGAGAAGAATCTCGAGGCCTTCCTCGATCTCGATCTGCCCGGCACCAAGCTCGTGGTTGGCGACGGGCCGGCCCGGATGGCGCTGGAACGGAAATATCCCGACGCCATGTTCCTCGGCGCGCGGCATGGCGAGGAACTGGCCGAAATCTATGCGGCGGCCGATATTTTCGTCTTTCCCAGCAAGACCGACACGTTTGGCTTGGTGCTGCTGGAAGCGCTGGCCAGCGGCTTGCCGGTCGCGGCTTTTCCGGTCACCGGTCCCCGCGACGTGATCGGCTCGGCGCCGGTTGGCGTGCTGAACGAGGATTTGCGCACGGCCTGCCTGGAGGCGCTGCAGATTTCGCGAGAAGAATGCGTGGAATTTGCCGCCGCCCATACCTGGCAGGCCTCGGCACGGGTTTTTATCGACCATGCCCTCAACCTTGGTCCCCTGCAGCCGGAAGGCGAGCTGCTCGAATTTGCGGCCAAGGACCCGCATTTCGCCGCCTAGAGCCATTTCGGTTCTGATTGAATCAGAACCGGGCTCTAGGTTTTTGTTTTGACGCGTTTTCTTCACGCGAACCGGCGCCCACTTCGCTGGAAAACGCTCTAATATCACCTGAATCTGTATTGCCCGCCGGTCCGCTTGCGCGATACAAAGTGCGCATGACGGAAAAAGCCTCAACGGCACCGGTCGGTGCTGCAGATATCGACGCGGCGGCGCGAGTAGTCGGCCCGTTTGCGGTGCGGACGCCGCTGTTGTCGTTCCCCGTTCTCAACGAGCGCGTCGGGACCAGGGTCTTTCTGAAGCCCGAAATGCTGCAGCGGACCGGATCGTTCAAGTTCCGCGGCGCCTTCAACAAGCTGGCCTCGATCCCGCAGGACAAGCGCGGCGGCGGGGTGGTCGCATTCTCTTCCGGCAACCACGCCCAGGGCGTGGCGGCGGCGGCGCAGATCCTCAACATGCAGGCCACCATCGTGATGCCGGCAGACTCTCCGGTCACCAAGCGCGAGCG
This region includes:
- a CDS encoding glycosyltransferase family 4 protein, which gives rise to MTHILVATDAWHPQVNGVVRTLTALAEAARGLGVEMSFLTPQSFRTFAMPSYPDLRLALPLPGKIAQLIEAAKPDSIHIATEGPIGLLVRRYCRKRGLPFTTSFHTRFPEYVSARSPIPESWVWWALRAFHRPSRAVMAATPALAAELRLRGFRNVVLWSRGVDTSLFHPRSADLCLPTPVYLSVGRLAVEKNLEAFLDLDLPGTKLVVGDGPARMALERKYPDAMFLGARHGEELAEIYAAADIFVFPSKTDTFGLVLLEALASGLPVAAFPVTGPRDVIGSAPVGVLNEDLRTACLEALQISREECVEFAAAHTWQASARVFIDHALNLGPLQPEGELLEFAAKDPHFAA